One Tolypothrix bouteillei VB521301 DNA window includes the following coding sequences:
- a CDS encoding LLM class flavin-dependent oxidoreductase gives MQNSLKLGFFIQPVHPPSRSYGDVLCEDREAVVLADRLGYREAFIGEHLVDSAETITSSLAFIANLADACPSIAFGTGVLPLANYHPAMVAAQVAMVDHLVQGRLILGVGPGVAGDAEAIGDLGSDRNRKTQEALEHMCRIWSEEPPYRIEGKFYRTTTERSLDRNIGVGVAVRPLQEPHPPIAITSIRPDARGPHAAGARGWSGISATYLGAYVVRAHIKNYLEGRRAAGLCADASGWRVARSVFVADDEATAHRYVHREGGAHDFYFHVMRTKLAKAGALDVMRDFPDQPDSDLSTKRCIERLVIAGTPQSVADQILAFRNEVGAFGTLLYTGHDWTDPALAQRSMELMAKEVWPRIERAAHETTPKGQTDGKAFSV, from the coding sequence ATGCAGAACTCCCTGAAGCTCGGATTCTTCATCCAGCCCGTCCACCCGCCGTCCCGTTCCTATGGGGACGTTCTTTGCGAGGATCGCGAAGCGGTCGTGCTCGCCGACCGACTTGGCTACCGCGAGGCCTTCATCGGCGAGCATCTCGTTGACTCGGCCGAGACGATCACCTCGAGCCTCGCTTTCATTGCGAATCTCGCCGATGCGTGCCCGTCGATCGCCTTCGGTACCGGCGTGCTTCCGCTCGCCAACTACCACCCGGCGATGGTGGCAGCGCAGGTTGCGATGGTGGACCACCTGGTGCAGGGTCGATTGATCCTGGGAGTCGGACCTGGCGTTGCCGGTGACGCAGAAGCCATCGGAGATTTGGGCTCGGATCGAAATCGCAAGACCCAGGAGGCGCTCGAGCACATGTGCCGGATCTGGAGCGAAGAGCCGCCGTACCGGATCGAAGGCAAGTTCTACCGGACCACCACGGAGCGATCGCTCGATCGAAACATCGGAGTGGGTGTCGCTGTCCGACCGCTGCAAGAGCCCCATCCGCCCATCGCCATCACCTCGATCCGACCGGACGCTCGGGGACCGCACGCCGCAGGAGCACGCGGCTGGTCCGGAATCTCGGCGACCTACCTGGGTGCATACGTAGTCCGGGCCCACATTAAGAACTACCTGGAAGGCCGACGAGCGGCGGGCCTCTGTGCCGATGCTTCCGGGTGGCGCGTGGCACGCAGCGTTTTCGTGGCCGATGACGAGGCCACGGCACATCGCTACGTGCATCGCGAGGGCGGCGCACACGACTTCTATTTCCATGTCATGAGGACCAAGCTCGCGAAGGCCGGCGCGCTGGACGTCATGCGCGACTTTCCCGACCAGCCGGATTCCGATCTCTCTACGAAACGGTGCATCGAGCGTCTCGTAATCGCGGGAACCCCCCAGAGCGTCGCTGACCAGATTCTTGCATTCCGCAACGAGGTCGGCGCGTTCGGCACACTGCTCTACACGGGCCACGACTGGACCGATCCAGCGCTCGCCCAGCGCTCCATGGAGCTCATGGCGAAAGAGGTCTGGCCCCGGATCGAGCGGGCCGCGCATGAGACAACACCAAAAGGTCAAACTGACGGTAAGGCATTTTCAGTCTGA
- a CDS encoding peptidoglycan-binding domain-containing protein — protein sequence MPVDTQDRTLKLGDRGDDVKHLQQDLNLLKYGPLTVDGDFGTKTETAVKHFQSNNKLTVDGIVGPQTWQVLHEQAARARRAS from the coding sequence ATGCCAGTAGATACTCAAGACCGTACATTGAAACTTGGCGATCGAGGAGATGATGTTAAGCATTTGCAACAAGACCTGAATCTTCTAAAATATGGACCATTGACAGTTGATGGTGACTTTGGCACAAAAACAGAAACTGCGGTAAAACATTTTCAAAGCAATAACAAGTTGACTGTAGATGGAATTGTTGGACCACAAACTTGGCAAGTTTTACACGAACAAGCAGCAAGGGCAAGAAGAGCCAGTTAA
- a CDS encoding sulfatase-like hydrolase/transferase has protein sequence MKRRTFLSTTGLTGAALIGSQLLVKSNASAITQTSEYKKPNILVIVVDQLRTPKWFPAQATLDSLLPYMAKLRKSSVSFTRYYTAATACTAARGTLVTGLYSHQTYVMDTHLNDGSGKNGLLIKAPAPSLNPGFPTWGKLLRDNFGYSTWWFGKWHLSTTNSLEPYGFSGGTYPSPNGNPGEGLAVDSYIVNGGKPPQGIQATEQFAQWLNSNDAKNTPWCTTISLINPHDISWYPRGTKQIPEENNPPSIFKDKIPNFENPIELRKKPRLQEAFRRATNIGAGFVPPNFGEPWLKMLDSYLLFQQFVDTQIGKALDILENSPYAKNTIIVFTSDHGEYGGSHGLRGKSAAVYEESINVPLYIKDPTKQWVSTPGTERTQLCSSVDIVPLLLTLASGDNQWRRQSAFKHLSTRLDIAQILRQPYASGRSYILHTTDELILELVGELLVLGKTPNHIIGYRTDKAKLGAYNFWRSGTIDIETKGMEIELYNYSTVRGQQELDNVSNSQPKLYKELVSNLFNDAIPNELRKPLTSPELQAIQQQALKDYLSFASQTTQSKSKLGKTDEHLEALNTAIANL, from the coding sequence ATGAAAAGACGGACATTTCTATCAACAACTGGTTTAACAGGTGCTGCACTAATTGGGTCTCAACTTCTAGTTAAATCTAACGCATCAGCAATTACACAAACATCTGAGTATAAAAAGCCGAATATCCTTGTAATTGTTGTAGACCAACTACGAACCCCAAAATGGTTTCCAGCACAAGCGACTCTCGACAGTCTTCTACCCTACATGGCTAAATTACGAAAAAGTTCTGTTAGCTTCACGCGGTACTATACAGCAGCAACAGCCTGTACTGCGGCTCGCGGTACATTGGTAACTGGTTTATACTCCCATCAAACCTATGTAATGGATACACATTTGAACGATGGTAGTGGTAAAAATGGCTTACTAATTAAGGCACCGGCACCAAGTCTTAACCCTGGTTTTCCGACTTGGGGAAAACTGTTGCGAGACAACTTTGGTTACAGTACATGGTGGTTCGGGAAATGGCATTTATCCACTACAAACTCCCTCGAACCCTACGGATTTAGTGGAGGAACTTATCCTTCTCCCAATGGTAATCCTGGCGAAGGTTTAGCAGTAGACTCTTATATTGTCAACGGTGGTAAACCTCCTCAAGGAATTCAAGCCACCGAACAGTTTGCTCAGTGGCTCAATTCCAACGATGCTAAAAATACTCCTTGGTGTACAACCATCAGCTTAATAAATCCCCATGACATTTCTTGGTATCCCCGTGGTACAAAGCAGATACCAGAAGAAAATAACCCGCCAAGTATTTTCAAAGACAAGATTCCTAACTTTGAGAACCCCATCGAGTTAAGGAAAAAGCCCCGGTTGCAAGAAGCATTTCGCCGAGCAACAAACATAGGAGCTGGCTTTGTACCACCGAACTTTGGGGAACCTTGGCTGAAAATGTTGGATTCATATCTACTATTCCAACAATTTGTGGACACTCAAATTGGCAAAGCACTTGATATTTTAGAAAACTCCCCCTATGCCAAAAATACCATCATCGTGTTTACCTCAGACCACGGCGAATATGGCGGTTCTCACGGGTTGCGCGGTAAGAGCGCTGCTGTCTATGAAGAATCAATTAATGTTCCTCTCTATATTAAAGATCCAACTAAACAGTGGGTTTCTACCCCAGGAACAGAACGGACACAACTGTGTTCTAGTGTAGATATTGTCCCACTGTTACTGACTTTGGCTAGTGGAGATAATCAATGGCGTCGCCAATCAGCATTCAAGCATTTAAGTACACGCTTGGACATTGCCCAAATCCTGCGCCAACCCTATGCATCAGGGCGCTCCTATATTCTTCACACTACAGATGAACTGATATTAGAGTTGGTAGGAGAACTGCTCGTTTTAGGCAAGACCCCAAATCATATTATTGGATATCGCACGGACAAAGCGAAACTAGGAGCTTATAACTTCTGGCGTTCTGGCACGATAGATATTGAAACCAAAGGTATGGAAATAGAGCTTTACAACTATAGTACAGTTAGAGGACAGCAGGAATTAGATAACGTCAGCAACAGTCAACCCAAATTGTACAAAGAACTTGTTAGCAATCTGTTTAATGATGCTATTCCCAATGAGTTGCGTAAACCTCTAACTTCGCCAGAACTGCAAGCCATACAACAGCAAGCATTAAAAGACTATTTGTCCTTTGCTTCTCAAACAACTCAATCAAAAAGCAAGCTGGGTAAAACAGATGAACATCTCGAGGCTTTAAATACTGCAATTGCTAATTTGTAG
- a CDS encoding ATP-binding protein, with product MILDSHNTLKRRIALGILSLMTVGGTISTIIHRLNPHHETIYLIVPPLFAITSLILLICLYTKPQTLQQVIYLGLFQAVILVVFPSWFVTIKAFTSKTILVETLPPSTSGLFLLTTCMLITLRPHQLLRAIILTWLAIASPILTYLILNPVELRSPRGLDLLISLGPVMGVQSIVILLHTRLQSMIEHLYAERLQYYAQIIERQSIRQKAMEQAFTQIHNGPLQTLALLQRDIQQKQIASEELLQRLHDLNMEIRAVGRSLTDENDTDNKPLLVPTVPELVTSEDILRLGEGTSIDLNLPLHNLLHEVYSHTLKRNLPYFQTIKVKVRNFAPINQPNLTLEMKRDLCLWLEEALCNVGKHAQGVTRIIATGEQQQDKYILRVQDNGSGLKPGQQQGTKHSYLLAKRLGGEFRRECLPKGGVLCELSWFVG from the coding sequence ATGATATTAGATTCTCATAATACACTTAAGCGTCGAATTGCTCTGGGTATTTTGAGTTTGATGACTGTTGGTGGAACTATTTCCACGATTATTCATCGGCTTAACCCCCATCATGAGACCATTTATTTGATAGTACCTCCCCTGTTTGCAATTACATCCTTAATATTGCTAATTTGTCTTTATACAAAACCGCAAACCTTACAACAGGTAATATATCTAGGTTTATTTCAGGCTGTAATTCTTGTGGTGTTCCCCTCTTGGTTCGTCACCATTAAAGCGTTTACCTCAAAGACTATCCTTGTGGAAACTTTGCCCCCCAGTACCTCAGGATTATTCTTGTTGACTACGTGTATGCTGATAACTCTCCGTCCCCACCAATTGCTGAGGGCAATTATACTTACCTGGTTGGCGATCGCATCTCCCATTTTGACCTACTTAATCCTCAACCCAGTAGAATTACGCAGTCCACGAGGACTAGATTTACTCATCTCTCTGGGTCCAGTTATGGGAGTACAAAGTATTGTAATTTTATTGCATACTCGCCTCCAGTCTATGATAGAACACTTGTATGCGGAGCGTCTTCAATATTATGCTCAAATCATCGAACGGCAAAGTATTCGCCAAAAGGCGATGGAACAAGCCTTTACTCAAATTCATAATGGTCCATTGCAAACCTTGGCACTCCTCCAGAGAGATATCCAACAAAAGCAGATAGCTTCAGAAGAACTTTTACAGCGCTTACATGACCTCAACATGGAGATTCGGGCAGTAGGACGCAGCCTAACAGATGAAAATGATACTGATAACAAACCATTGTTGGTGCCAACAGTCCCGGAATTAGTAACCTCTGAAGACATCCTCCGCTTGGGGGAAGGAACGAGTATCGACCTCAATCTTCCCCTGCATAATTTATTACACGAAGTCTATTCACATACTCTCAAGCGCAATCTACCTTACTTTCAAACGATAAAAGTCAAAGTACGGAATTTTGCACCCATTAATCAACCGAACCTCACTCTAGAAATGAAACGCGATTTGTGTTTGTGGTTAGAGGAAGCTCTATGTAATGTAGGTAAACATGCCCAAGGTGTAACTCGAATTATCGCAACAGGAGAACAACAACAGGATAAATACATTCTTAGGGTACAGGATAATGGCTCTGGGTTAAAACCCGGACAGCAACAGGGAACAAAGCACAGCTACTTATTAGCGAAAAGGTTGGGGGGAGAATTTCGTCGGGAGTGCTTACCCAAAGGTGGTGTATTGTGTGAGCTTTCTTGGTTTGTGGGATGA
- a CDS encoding response regulator: MNIQKPRILIIDDHRLLLNGTISLVSERYPDALVLSAQTVESALEEVAEHSPDLVIADLSIPQTAETTAQIENGLGLLSQLMKNYPHLNLMVQSSNIKALIRLMPEIDAHQGGFTIVDKSSSVETFLTRMDWSIQGLTHTKDIQGDLEVKPEWLEVLRLAFEEGLQDKAIASAMYKSERMIRHYWSKIQDALEIYPEEGKNIRALTQIRAREKGLID, encoded by the coding sequence ATGAATATTCAAAAACCAAGGATTTTAATTATTGATGACCATCGCTTGCTGCTGAATGGAACAATTAGTTTGGTAAGCGAGCGTTATCCCGATGCACTGGTATTATCAGCACAGACTGTAGAGTCAGCCCTTGAAGAGGTTGCCGAGCATTCGCCTGACTTGGTAATTGCGGATTTATCCATACCACAAACAGCAGAAACAACGGCGCAAATAGAAAATGGATTGGGGTTGCTGTCACAATTAATGAAGAATTATCCCCATCTCAACCTAATGGTGCAAAGCAGTAATATCAAAGCCTTAATTCGCTTGATGCCAGAAATTGATGCCCATCAGGGAGGATTTACAATAGTGGATAAAAGTTCGAGCGTAGAAACCTTTTTAACCCGGATGGATTGGTCAATCCAGGGACTGACCCACACTAAAGATATTCAAGGGGATTTGGAGGTCAAACCAGAGTGGTTGGAGGTACTGCGACTTGCGTTTGAAGAAGGATTGCAAGATAAAGCAATCGCGAGCGCTATGTATAAATCCGAACGCATGATTCGCCATTACTGGTCAAAAATTCAAGATGCATTAGAAATTTATCCAGAGGAAGGAAAAAATATTCGGGCATTGACCCAAATTCGTGCGCGTGAAAAAGGGTTAATTGACTGA
- a CDS encoding RNA-guided endonuclease InsQ/TnpB family protein, translating into MKTLKFKLYEHKRNRYLKRMINASGGIYNHCIALHRRYYRMWGKHLSCAKLQSHIAKLRKRNPFWQMVGSQAVQDICQRIEKAYQLFFKHSLKGVSPPGFKKVKKYKSFTLKQAGYKFLGGNRIKMGNRVYQFWNKREIEGTVKTLTIKRTPLGELFMVVVVDSVASPQIQFETGKIAGFDFGLKTFLSCSDGTKIESPQFLKQSLSAIKKASRQHSKKVKGSSNRERARKNLVHKYEDVSNRRRDWFWKLAHDLTNRFDVLCFETLNLKGMQRLWGRKISDLAFGEFLQILEWVAKKKGNSVIFIDRWYPSSKTCSCCGHVLENLDLSVREWRCPSCESINGRDENAAKNICTVGASTVGLDDVRRAMSAVVA; encoded by the coding sequence ATGAAAACACTAAAGTTTAAATTGTACGAACACAAGCGGAATAGATACCTCAAGCGAATGATTAACGCTTCAGGGGGAATCTACAACCATTGCATTGCTTTGCATCGTCGTTACTACCGAATGTGGGGCAAGCACTTGAGTTGTGCAAAACTTCAGTCTCATATCGCCAAATTGCGGAAACGCAACCCATTTTGGCAGATGGTAGGCTCTCAAGCAGTACAAGATATTTGTCAGCGCATTGAGAAAGCGTACCAGTTATTCTTCAAGCACAGCTTGAAGGGAGTTAGTCCACCAGGATTTAAAAAGGTCAAAAAGTACAAATCATTCACTCTTAAACAAGCGGGATACAAGTTTCTTGGTGGCAATAGGATCAAGATGGGAAATCGAGTTTATCAATTTTGGAATAAGCGAGAAATCGAGGGAACGGTTAAAACATTAACCATCAAACGGACGCCATTAGGTGAGTTGTTTATGGTCGTTGTGGTTGACAGTGTAGCTAGTCCGCAGATTCAATTCGAGACGGGTAAAATCGCTGGATTTGATTTTGGACTTAAGACATTCCTCAGTTGCTCGGACGGTACAAAAATTGAGTCTCCCCAATTTTTGAAACAGTCTTTAAGCGCCATTAAGAAAGCGAGTAGGCAGCACTCCAAAAAGGTAAAAGGTTCGTCCAATCGAGAGCGAGCAAGAAAGAATTTAGTACACAAGTATGAGGATGTTTCCAATCGTCGCCGTGACTGGTTCTGGAAGTTGGCACACGACCTAACTAATAGGTTTGATGTGTTGTGTTTTGAGACGCTTAACCTCAAAGGAATGCAACGTCTTTGGGGACGCAAAATATCAGACTTAGCTTTTGGAGAGTTTCTACAAATTCTAGAGTGGGTTGCCAAAAAGAAAGGCAATTCTGTCATATTTATAGACCGATGGTATCCGAGCAGTAAGACTTGTTCTTGTTGCGGGCACGTTCTAGAAAACTTAGATTTGTCAGTCAGAGAATGGCGTTGCCCGAGCTGCGAGTCAATAAACGGAAGGGATGAAAACGCCGCTAAAAATATTTGTACAGTTGGGGCATCAACTGTTGGGTTAGACGACGTCAGACGGGCTATGTCCGCAGTTGTTGCTTGA
- a CDS encoding serine/threonine protein kinase: MNEIPNHSINSHTNRFPDFSQQGYLVEQELGFNLNGGRVTYKAVCLQTQQKVVIKQFQFAKVGSSWSGYEALQQEIALLQQLKHPRIPKYLATFETDCGFCLVQEYKDARSLAEPRNFTLESIQLIAIAILEVLVYLQQQVPPIIHRDIKPENILVDDRLNVYLVDFGLARIGSEDLAASSTVKGTLGFMPPEVLFGRSLTLASDLYSLGVTLICLLTQTKSAQVGNLIDDTFRVNLNSVVPQVDARLVCWLEKMVAPSPQDRFPNANAALCLLKSINSIDTVQTRAGFNPIKVALEGFSLLSAIAILSFSYKNTVEPVAIHPEIVNIPTIENPSEIVQLRNFRECRACNLRGADLRGMDLRSTELRNADLRGADLRGADLRGAYLVGADLTAARLEGANLASADLTGATMPNGLAWEVWEELPHSKF; this comes from the coding sequence ATGAACGAAATCCCCAACCACTCAATAAATTCTCATACCAATCGCTTTCCCGATTTTTCCCAACAAGGTTATTTAGTAGAACAAGAGTTAGGATTCAATTTGAATGGCGGGCGAGTGACCTACAAAGCAGTCTGTCTCCAAACTCAGCAAAAAGTTGTTATCAAACAATTTCAATTTGCTAAGGTGGGTTCGAGCTGGTCGGGATATGAAGCTTTGCAACAAGAAATAGCCCTGTTGCAGCAATTGAAGCATCCCCGGATTCCCAAGTATCTTGCAACGTTTGAAACCGATTGTGGTTTTTGCTTGGTACAAGAATATAAAGATGCTCGTTCTTTAGCAGAACCAAGGAATTTTACACTTGAGAGTATTCAACTTATTGCGATCGCTATTCTAGAAGTTCTCGTTTACTTACAACAACAAGTCCCTCCCATTATTCATCGCGATATCAAACCGGAAAATATTCTAGTAGACGATCGCCTCAATGTTTATTTGGTAGATTTTGGGTTAGCGAGAATTGGCAGTGAAGACTTAGCGGCTAGCAGTACTGTCAAAGGTACGTTAGGATTTATGCCACCAGAAGTGCTTTTTGGTCGTTCGCTAACTCTCGCTTCTGACTTATACAGCCTTGGAGTCACTCTTATTTGCTTGCTGACACAAACAAAATCCGCTCAGGTTGGGAACCTAATTGATGATACTTTTCGCGTTAATCTCAACTCAGTTGTTCCCCAAGTTGATGCACGGTTAGTTTGTTGGTTGGAAAAGATGGTCGCACCATCACCACAAGATCGCTTCCCCAATGCTAATGCTGCTTTGTGTCTTCTCAAATCCATAAATTCCATTGACACCGTACAAACTCGTGCGGGCTTCAATCCAATTAAAGTTGCTTTGGAAGGCTTTAGTTTATTGAGTGCGATCGCAATCCTTTCTTTTAGTTATAAAAATACTGTAGAACCTGTTGCAATTCATCCAGAAATAGTGAATATCCCTACGATTGAGAATCCAAGCGAGATCGTACAATTGCGGAACTTCCGAGAGTGTAGAGCCTGCAACTTGAGAGGAGCAGATTTGCGAGGAATGGATTTAAGAAGTACTGAACTTAGAAATGCCGATTTGAGGGGTGCGGATTTAAGGGGTGCCGATTTGAGGGGCGCTTATCTAGTAGGTGCAGATTTAACTGCAGCTAGGCTTGAGGGTGCTAATTTGGCAAGTGCAGATCTGACAGGTGCAACTATGCCCAATGGCTTGGCATGGGAAGTATGGGAGGAGCTACCGCACTCTAAATTTTAA
- a CDS encoding vWA domain-containing protein has translation MNHPHRPLAVFGIAVLLGNLVACSQPQTTMMSKSAPVENQLAKEPYKQSSTQPLQPAAQPKNSTPRLLPASPVANTGTPLLSQTSTIQPSDRDENLSREGYKHNEDNQFQSVSVNPLSTFSIDVDAASYSNIRRFINQGQLPPSDAVRLEEMINYFSYDYPQPDDDKPFSVTTEVSYAPWNPKHKLVQIALQSKKISTENLPANNLVFLLDVSGSMEDPNKLPLLKSALRLLVNELRDSDKVAIVVYAGNAGLVLPPTPGSQKDKIFDAIEQLAAGGSTAGGEGIQLAYKIARDNFIKSGNNRVILATDGDFNVGVTSDEELVSLIEKEREKGIFLTVLGFGTGNLQDAKMEQLADKGNGNYAYIDNLLEAKKVLVKEMGATLLTIAKDVKIQVEFNPTKVQGYRLIGYENRLLANQDFNDDKKDAGELGAGHSVTALYEIIPTGVESDVTLPKVDSLKYQQKSLSNQDEIMQVKLRYKQPQASASQLLTYPVVDRGVKLNEATTNLKFASAVAGFGMVLRNSRYKGTATFDGVLQLARQSQGADLDGYRAEFIRLVEKSKALK, from the coding sequence ATGAATCACCCGCATCGGCCACTTGCTGTTTTTGGAATTGCTGTTTTGTTGGGGAATCTGGTTGCTTGCAGTCAACCTCAAACTACCATGATGTCAAAGTCAGCACCTGTAGAAAATCAATTAGCAAAAGAACCTTACAAGCAATCTTCAACGCAACCACTTCAACCTGCGGCGCAACCGAAAAACTCAACACCCCGTCTCTTACCAGCATCTCCTGTGGCAAACACGGGAACACCGTTGTTGAGCCAGACGTCAACGATTCAGCCGAGCGATCGCGATGAAAATCTCAGTCGCGAGGGATATAAGCACAATGAAGACAATCAGTTCCAGAGTGTCAGTGTCAATCCTCTTTCCACTTTCTCCATTGATGTAGACGCTGCCTCATATAGCAATATCCGGCGCTTCATCAACCAGGGTCAGCTGCCGCCATCCGATGCAGTCCGCCTTGAAGAAATGATTAACTATTTTTCTTATGATTATCCCCAACCCGATGACGACAAACCCTTTTCTGTTACAACAGAAGTCTCCTATGCGCCTTGGAATCCCAAACACAAACTTGTCCAAATTGCTTTGCAATCTAAAAAGATTTCTACAGAAAATTTGCCTGCTAACAATCTTGTCTTTTTGTTAGATGTTTCTGGTTCAATGGAAGACCCAAATAAATTACCACTGCTGAAGTCAGCATTGCGTTTGTTAGTAAACGAGTTACGAGATTCCGATAAAGTCGCAATAGTTGTCTATGCTGGTAATGCGGGTTTGGTTTTACCACCCACACCGGGTTCTCAAAAAGATAAAATCTTCGATGCCATAGAACAATTAGCTGCAGGTGGTTCAACAGCAGGTGGGGAAGGAATTCAACTCGCTTATAAAATTGCGAGGGATAATTTTATAAAATCGGGTAACAATCGCGTTATTTTAGCAACAGATGGTGATTTTAATGTTGGTGTGACGAGTGATGAGGAATTAGTCAGTCTGATTGAAAAAGAACGAGAAAAAGGGATTTTCTTAACGGTTCTTGGATTTGGAACGGGTAACTTACAAGATGCCAAAATGGAACAACTCGCTGATAAAGGAAACGGTAATTACGCTTATATCGATAATTTACTTGAAGCGAAGAAAGTTCTTGTTAAAGAAATGGGAGCAACCCTTTTGACAATTGCCAAAGATGTCAAAATTCAAGTCGAGTTTAATCCAACAAAAGTCCAAGGCTATCGTCTGATTGGCTATGAAAATCGATTGCTGGCAAACCAAGACTTTAATGACGATAAAAAAGATGCAGGTGAGTTGGGTGCGGGACATTCTGTGACAGCACTTTATGAAATTATCCCGACTGGAGTAGAAAGTGATGTAACCCTACCAAAGGTAGATTCTTTAAAATATCAGCAAAAAAGTTTATCAAATCAGGATGAAATCATGCAGGTGAAGCTACGCTACAAACAACCCCAAGCGTCTGCTTCTCAACTCCTGACTTATCCTGTTGTTGACCGAGGTGTTAAGTTGAATGAAGCCACAACAAACTTAAAGTTTGCCTCAGCTGTTGCTGGATTTGGCATGGTTTTAAGAAATTCACGCTATAAAGGAACTGCTACTTTTGATGGTGTTTTGCAACTAGCGCGTCAGTCTCAAGGAGCTGACTTGGATGGTTATCGTGCTGAGTTTATCCGCTTGGTTGAAAAAAGTAAGGCTTTGAAATAA